A section of the Pediococcus inopinatus genome encodes:
- a CDS encoding MFS transporter gives MKQKTSVKQWIALGAMSMGVFMGLLDVTVVNVALPTMVTDFHTNFTNLQWVLNAYTLVYAVSLLIMSKLGDMYGRKKIFLGSLILFVIASAINGMATNLLVLDVGRGVQAIGGAGMMSLSMALVTSNFDGKDRGLALGILGSVIGVSTASGPLIGGYLIEHFGWPAIFYVNVPVGLIAVVLTVIYVNETPSYGKGQKIDLMGMLFSALGLFAVIYGLIVKESNPHLSWLNLQVSGYLVGGLLLLIIFVIIELHVTSPMVDMKMFKRTHFVGIVIVAFALGAGIYSFNTFLTALMQNYIGYSALQTGIRQLTISMWSLILGPVVGILSSRYSKKWMISISLFVGGVGFLLVARAVGPKVSFETLWPGMVLMGITNGMVNPLLNTTGMEGVKPSEMGMVSGLLNVFRQLGITVGVVGLGLVQDTKYENYLNVHLGSVNMPAAALSGIKKALVEAGPFSGHGIAFSTRISQSPFGHGLQQVVIKAYDSGMTAVAVGAALIVIIGGLAAVFLLKNHVDSVEISDNSKNRD, from the coding sequence ATGAAGCAAAAAACGAGTGTTAAACAATGGATCGCCTTGGGAGCAATGAGCATGGGCGTGTTTATGGGATTATTGGATGTGACGGTGGTTAACGTTGCGCTGCCAACGATGGTCACTGATTTCCACACCAATTTCACAAATTTACAGTGGGTATTAAATGCCTATACGTTAGTTTATGCGGTTAGTTTGTTAATCATGTCTAAATTAGGCGATATGTATGGACGAAAGAAAATTTTCTTAGGATCGTTGATTCTGTTTGTCATTGCATCCGCAATCAATGGAATGGCAACTAATTTATTAGTGTTGGACGTTGGTCGAGGAGTGCAAGCCATTGGTGGTGCCGGGATGATGTCATTATCGATGGCACTCGTCACGTCAAACTTTGATGGCAAAGACAGAGGTTTGGCGCTGGGAATTTTAGGGTCCGTAATAGGAGTTTCAACAGCATCCGGACCATTAATTGGTGGTTATTTAATTGAGCACTTTGGCTGGCCAGCAATTTTTTATGTCAATGTCCCAGTTGGTTTAATTGCGGTTGTGTTGACAGTCATTTACGTAAATGAAACCCCAAGTTATGGAAAAGGGCAAAAAATCGATTTAATGGGGATGCTTTTTTCGGCGTTAGGGCTGTTTGCCGTTATTTATGGATTGATCGTCAAGGAAAGCAATCCGCATCTTTCATGGTTAAATTTACAAGTTAGTGGTTATCTGGTTGGTGGTTTGCTTCTGTTAATTATTTTTGTGATTATTGAGTTGCATGTGACGTCGCCAATGGTTGATATGAAGATGTTTAAACGTACGCATTTTGTTGGAATTGTGATTGTGGCTTTTGCCTTGGGAGCTGGTATTTATTCGTTTAATACCTTTTTAACCGCTCTAATGCAAAACTACATTGGTTACTCGGCACTTCAAACCGGGATTCGGCAATTAACGATCAGTATGTGGTCATTAATTTTAGGCCCGGTTGTGGGGATCTTAAGTTCACGTTATTCTAAAAAATGGATGATTAGTATCAGTTTGTTTGTAGGTGGCGTAGGCTTCCTACTGGTTGCCCGTGCGGTTGGTCCCAAAGTTAGCTTTGAAACGTTGTGGCCCGGGATGGTTTTAATGGGAATTACCAATGGGATGGTTAATCCACTGTTAAATACAACCGGTATGGAAGGGGTCAAACCCAGTGAAATGGGGATGGTGTCGGGGTTACTAAACGTGTTCCGCCAACTAGGAATTACTGTTGGCGTTGTCGGACTCGGCTTGGTACAAGATACGAAATATGAGAATTATTTGAACGTTCATTTGGGCTCCGTTAATATGCCAGCCGCAGCCCTGTCAGGCATAAAGAAAGCTTTGGTCGAAGCAGGGCCATTTTCAGGCCATGGCATTGCCTTTTCAACTCGGATCAGTCAATCACCATTTGGACATGGACTTCAACAAGTTGTGATTAAGGCTTATGATAGTGGTATGACGGCCGTTGCAGTTGGCGCAGCTCTGATTGTGATTATTGGTGGTTTGGCTGCGGTATTTTTACTTAAAAATCATGTGGATTCAGTTGAGATTTCAGATAACTCTAAAAATAGAGACTAA
- a CDS encoding uracil-DNA glycosylase family protein, translating into MQSAAEIFKAIQDDPQNKIYTNQGIQPLYHVEPEAEIMIISQAPSRKAQQSMVFWNDPSGDRLRAWMKLSKEEFYHSGKIAVMPLDFYYPGKGAHGDLPPRKGFAEKWHEPVLALMPNIKLTLLIGQYAQKYYLQKNRQKTLTETVRHYADYQPKYFPLVHPSPLNYGWMHKNAWFETDVVPALQNKVRMIMDN; encoded by the coding sequence ATGCAATCTGCAGCAGAAATATTTAAAGCAATTCAGGATGATCCGCAAAATAAAATATATACAAATCAAGGCATTCAGCCTCTCTATCATGTAGAACCCGAAGCTGAAATTATGATTATCAGTCAAGCACCCAGCCGAAAGGCACAACAATCGATGGTGTTTTGGAATGATCCGAGCGGTGATCGTTTGCGAGCGTGGATGAAATTGAGCAAAGAAGAGTTCTATCATTCAGGAAAAATTGCGGTTATGCCACTGGATTTTTATTATCCAGGCAAAGGGGCGCACGGAGATTTGCCACCACGTAAAGGATTTGCCGAAAAGTGGCATGAGCCGGTACTGGCGCTGATGCCAAATATAAAGTTAACCCTTCTAATTGGACAATATGCACAAAAGTATTATCTTCAAAAGAATAGGCAAAAAACGCTGACGGAAACGGTTCGCCACTATGCAGACTATCAACCTAAATATTTTCCGTTAGTTCACCCGTCACCATTGAATTATGGTTGGATGCACAAGAATGCCTGGTTTGAAACGGATGTTGTACCGGCTTTGCAGAATAAAGTACGAATGATCATGGATAATTAA
- a CDS encoding GNAT family N-acetyltransferase, with the protein MEIQVVNKLNEVQLKQVMQIWLAGNTQAHDFVDPEYWRKNYDEVAKQIQNTTLVLAVENRAIRGFLGLADGYIAGLFVQKNMQGKGLGTKLVTRAKQIKLPLTLSVYQKNERAVNFYKMQGFLIVKQGIDTDTNEVEFTMQADK; encoded by the coding sequence ATGGAAATTCAGGTTGTAAATAAGTTAAATGAAGTTCAATTGAAACAAGTTATGCAGATTTGGTTGGCAGGAAATACTCAGGCGCATGACTTTGTTGATCCTGAGTACTGGCGAAAAAATTATGATGAAGTAGCCAAACAGATTCAAAACACGACGCTGGTTCTTGCCGTTGAGAATAGGGCTATTCGGGGCTTTTTGGGTCTGGCAGATGGTTATATTGCTGGGTTGTTTGTTCAAAAGAATATGCAAGGCAAAGGATTGGGCACAAAATTAGTTACGCGGGCCAAACAAATAAAGTTACCCTTAACCTTAAGTGTTTATCAGAAGAACGAGCGTGCAGTGAATTTTTATAAAATGCAGGGATTTTTAATTGTGAAACAAGGTATTGATACAGACACAAATGAAGTTGAATTTACGATGCAGGCTGATAAGTAA
- a CDS encoding LysR family transcriptional regulator: MELRLLRYFWTVADIGNISKAAEQLHITQPTLSRQIKELEEELGSPLFTREKNHLELTEAGLFLKSRAEEIMDLTQATQQAFVDRRQQLFSGHIRIGCVEADNSDTMAMMLEEFIRDYPEVKFTVLTGTSDYITDRLDKGLVDLAILLEPINTDKYHTLTLPRTEKWGLLVSQDSFLASKEAITADELSGVPLMMGARSEIRTLLSSWTGSSVDNLNVIGYFNLHYNILPLVERQIAAALVIEGATIDSNVRKLKFLPLDPEVKTNCVLAWRKNRVLSPVVSELMKRFKQAFEEK, from the coding sequence ATGGAACTACGTTTATTGCGTTATTTTTGGACTGTGGCAGATATTGGCAACATCTCGAAAGCTGCAGAACAGTTACATATAACTCAACCCACACTTAGTCGCCAGATTAAGGAATTAGAAGAAGAGTTGGGTTCGCCGCTGTTTACACGTGAAAAAAATCATTTGGAATTGACCGAAGCTGGTTTGTTTTTGAAGAGCCGTGCAGAGGAGATCATGGATCTTACGCAGGCTACTCAGCAGGCCTTTGTAGATCGGCGGCAACAGTTATTCAGCGGTCATATTCGGATTGGCTGTGTGGAAGCTGATAACTCTGATACGATGGCGATGATGTTAGAAGAATTTATTCGTGACTATCCGGAAGTCAAATTTACCGTTTTGACGGGAACCAGTGATTACATTACGGATCGATTAGATAAAGGGTTAGTGGATCTGGCCATTTTGCTGGAGCCGATTAATACGGATAAGTATCATACTTTGACATTACCCCGAACCGAAAAATGGGGTCTTCTGGTCTCGCAAGATTCATTTCTGGCAAGTAAAGAAGCTATTACGGCTGACGAGTTGAGCGGCGTTCCACTGATGATGGGGGCTCGATCCGAAATCAGGACGCTTTTATCGAGTTGGACGGGCAGTTCCGTTGATAACTTAAATGTCATCGGCTATTTCAATCTACATTATAATATTCTTCCTCTGGTGGAACGGCAGATTGCCGCTGCACTGGTGATTGAAGGTGCCACGATTGATAGTAATGTGCGCAAATTAAAATTTCTTCCATTAGATCCGGAAGTAAAAACAAATTGTGTGTTGGCTTGGCGAAAAAATCGTGTTTTATCACCAGTTGTTTCTGAATTGATGAAACGATTCAAGCAAGCATTTGAGGAGAAATAG
- a CDS encoding Cof-type HAD-IIB family hydrolase has protein sequence MQNYQGIVFFDLDNTLLNEQHGVDDEVLSAIDTLKRNPILPVIATGRSAGIVSDVLQIIHINSIVALNGQYVALNGQQVYSKSVPMPLLKRFITYSDEHDIALSLYDAYDEWATGVNPAMEKGYSFLNMPLPTIDRNRYETDPVYMMLALTQNKADDTILKTKFPEFDFYRNIEFALDVVLKGVSKQTGIIQALKAIGQTNVPTFGFGDGPNDVSLMKAVDHGVAMGNGIPETKAAAEFVSSDFREHGVVNGLKHFGLI, from the coding sequence ATGCAAAACTACCAAGGAATTGTTTTTTTCGATTTAGACAATACCCTTTTAAACGAACAACATGGGGTAGACGATGAAGTATTGTCTGCCATTGATACGTTAAAACGAAACCCGATTTTGCCTGTCATTGCTACGGGACGGTCAGCAGGAATTGTATCTGACGTGCTTCAAATTATCCACATTAATTCGATCGTGGCATTGAATGGCCAATATGTAGCTCTAAACGGGCAACAAGTCTACTCTAAAAGTGTGCCGATGCCATTACTGAAGCGGTTTATTACGTATTCAGATGAACATGATATTGCCCTTTCACTTTATGATGCTTATGACGAGTGGGCGACCGGAGTTAATCCAGCGATGGAAAAGGGATACTCCTTTCTTAATATGCCGTTGCCAACAATTGATAGAAATCGTTACGAAACTGATCCGGTTTATATGATGCTCGCCTTAACTCAAAACAAAGCCGACGATACGATATTAAAAACTAAATTTCCTGAGTTTGATTTTTACCGAAATATTGAATTTGCGCTTGATGTGGTTTTAAAAGGCGTTAGTAAACAGACGGGAATTATCCAAGCTTTAAAGGCCATCGGGCAAACCAATGTCCCGACGTTTGGTTTTGGTGATGGACCAAATGATGTTTCTTTAATGAAGGCCGTCGATCACGGAGTTGCAATGGGCAATGGGATTCCTGAAACAAAAGCAGCGGCCGAATTTGTTTCATCTGATTTTCGGGAGCACGGCGTTGTTAACGGATTGAAACATTTTGGCTTAATTTAA
- a CDS encoding cupin domain-containing protein codes for MAKNEETVKNGLFEVGDKNVAYQQFFQGQSYLNTLVGEKDINVGVGNVTFEPGCRNNWHIHHDGYQILLVTGGEGWYQEEGKAARKLHPGDVVVTHDGVKHWHGATKDSWFSHVAITAGTPEWLEPVSDEQYNALED; via the coding sequence ATGGCAAAGAATGAAGAAACAGTAAAAAATGGACTTTTTGAAGTTGGCGATAAGAACGTTGCCTATCAACAATTTTTCCAAGGCCAAAGTTATTTAAACACTTTGGTTGGCGAAAAAGATATCAATGTTGGCGTGGGGAATGTCACCTTTGAACCTGGATGCCGAAACAACTGGCACATTCACCATGATGGCTACCAAATTTTATTGGTAACTGGTGGTGAAGGCTGGTATCAAGAAGAAGGCAAAGCCGCTCGTAAATTGCATCCTGGTGATGTTGTCGTTACTCATGATGGGGTTAAACATTGGCATGGTGCCACTAAAGACAGTTGGTTCTCACACGTGGCAATTACTGCGGGAACTCCAGAATGGTTAGAACCCGTTTCAGACGAACAATATAACGCATTGGAGGACTAA
- a CDS encoding diguanylate cyclase, with protein sequence MGLVAIGPWIAQLLVAIFFIVGFIDIYMSIWHTAFRTPSASHSKRILYRVILILLSVGVSSVLHFAGYESGNNAMMYHNIGLFILSFSLLDEDINTGEYSLRCVALIIVWGMHHMGDFTSQRFFISIAILLVMLVILRDKRKYFSLKFVPNIVASAIISFDFWLTLPTKSAGIQMDNAVAWEAILMFMLMTIFTWRQYHVAVRNNHTAHVANYDTMTDVKNYAAYQQDIFTDMGTARTNRQPLTLAVFDIDRFKQINDQYGHLGGNTVLTGISTLIKSTLQKYSEDYQLYRTGGEEFVIVFPNSTSNEVLPVLTHCWREVRNQQFEYNNKEIKVTTSMGMSSLRAEDESADVLYKRADDSLYDSKRRGRDTITVDGEEQELLGDGSVTYAYFVQNIYEVQSGIKHIANEMRLRCYDHEKETWRVPDQVNLTVDKRLVLMADALINSECKRIVITLSTAEFLNPEVAKKIINFRKSVDGPEELVIELDRMPVIDLLRRASELYHQNDITIVLSQIGNNRHFERVNAGIQYIDGIKLPLQSLCVDHHFEQIKDNIQFWGKIAAKRQIRFIVDGILDEKEANWVLAQDYVSYVEGDYFSRSQLPISA encoded by the coding sequence ATGGGATTGGTGGCAATAGGTCCGTGGATCGCACAATTACTTGTGGCGATATTTTTTATTGTCGGATTTATTGATATTTATATGTCCATATGGCACACCGCATTTAGAACGCCATCTGCCAGTCATTCCAAACGTATATTGTATCGCGTAATATTGATTCTACTAAGTGTTGGCGTAAGTTCGGTCCTTCATTTTGCTGGCTATGAAAGTGGCAATAATGCCATGATGTATCATAATATTGGCTTATTTATCCTGTCATTTTCCCTCCTTGATGAAGATATTAATACTGGTGAATATTCCCTCCGGTGTGTGGCTCTGATTATTGTATGGGGCATGCACCACATGGGTGATTTTACTAGTCAACGTTTTTTCATATCAATTGCGATATTATTAGTAATGCTGGTTATTCTTCGAGACAAAAGAAAATATTTTAGTCTGAAATTTGTCCCCAATATTGTCGCATCTGCAATTATTTCCTTTGATTTTTGGCTAACGTTGCCAACCAAGTCTGCGGGAATTCAGATGGATAATGCGGTTGCTTGGGAAGCCATTCTAATGTTTATGTTAATGACAATCTTTACATGGCGTCAGTACCACGTTGCGGTGCGTAATAATCATACGGCGCATGTTGCTAATTACGATACGATGACCGATGTTAAAAATTATGCAGCTTATCAGCAAGATATTTTTACCGACATGGGGACTGCACGGACAAATCGGCAGCCACTAACACTCGCAGTTTTTGATATTGACCGTTTCAAACAAATTAATGATCAATATGGCCATTTGGGTGGAAATACAGTCCTGACAGGAATTTCCACTCTTATAAAAAGTACACTGCAAAAATATAGTGAGGATTACCAACTGTATCGAACTGGTGGAGAAGAGTTCGTCATTGTCTTTCCTAACAGTACTTCTAATGAGGTACTCCCAGTTTTGACTCATTGCTGGCGTGAAGTTCGCAACCAGCAATTTGAATACAATAATAAGGAAATAAAAGTAACCACCTCCATGGGAATGTCGAGTTTGAGAGCGGAAGATGAGTCAGCTGATGTGTTGTACAAACGAGCTGATGATTCTTTATATGATAGTAAACGCCGCGGGCGAGATACGATTACGGTCGATGGTGAAGAACAAGAGTTGTTGGGCGACGGCAGTGTGACCTATGCTTATTTTGTTCAGAATATTTATGAGGTTCAATCAGGGATCAAACATATTGCCAATGAAATGAGATTACGTTGTTATGATCATGAAAAAGAAACTTGGCGAGTGCCTGATCAGGTTAATTTAACAGTTGATAAACGATTAGTACTGATGGCGGACGCCTTGATTAATAGTGAGTGTAAGCGAATTGTCATTACCCTATCAACAGCGGAATTTCTGAACCCAGAAGTAGCTAAGAAGATTATTAATTTTCGAAAGAGTGTGGATGGACCTGAGGAGTTGGTCATTGAACTAGACCGAATGCCAGTGATTGATTTACTGAGACGTGCAAGTGAACTCTATCACCAAAATGATATTACGATAGTTCTCAGCCAAATTGGCAATAACCGACATTTTGAGCGGGTTAATGCGGGGATCCAATATATTGATGGCATTAAATTACCACTCCAATCTTTATGCGTCGATCATCATTTTGAACAGATAAAGGATAATATTCAGTTCTGGGGTAAAATTGCAGCTAAACGGCAAATTCGATTTATTGTGGATGGTATTTTGGATGAAAAGGAAGCTAATTGGGTTCTTGCCCAGGATTATGTCAGTTACGTTGAGGGTGATTACTTTAGCCGTTCGCAGTTACCAATCAGCGCTTAA
- a CDS encoding sulfite exporter TauE/SafE family protein, whose amino-acid sequence MLQFALLIVIGLFVGLFVISMGGGGGAIYLGVLTAVFNLAPASAAATSIITALPSLAIGCWLYYRQGQINFHLGNTMLISAIPSVIIGALIAPFIPTKLYNLIIGLILFILGVQVLYKLRTSSQPQEAHSSKLLPLIFGAISGLMVGVAGLSGGGPIMAGLLVMGASMIQASATSSYVLICMSVIGAITHLSGGQIDWSVGISLMCGAIIGAAIAPKLMKKVAVGRGAVILKIIMGVLLIFMGLKTFLN is encoded by the coding sequence ATGCTTCAGTTTGCATTATTAATCGTCATTGGTTTGTTTGTTGGCCTATTTGTTATTTCGATGGGCGGTGGTGGCGGAGCGATATATTTAGGCGTTTTAACAGCCGTTTTCAACTTGGCACCTGCATCTGCGGCGGCGACATCCATTATCACTGCTTTACCCTCACTAGCGATCGGGTGTTGGCTATATTATCGCCAGGGTCAAATTAATTTTCATCTGGGGAACACGATGCTAATTTCTGCCATTCCATCCGTGATCATTGGGGCTCTTATCGCTCCTTTTATCCCCACTAAACTTTACAACTTGATTATTGGCTTAATTCTGTTCATCTTGGGTGTTCAAGTTTTATATAAACTACGTACCAGTTCGCAACCACAAGAAGCTCATTCTTCCAAACTATTACCACTAATTTTTGGAGCAATTAGTGGCTTAATGGTTGGTGTGGCCGGGTTAAGCGGTGGCGGGCCAATTATGGCCGGCTTACTCGTAATGGGTGCTTCCATGATTCAGGCGTCCGCGACTTCCTCTTATGTACTAATTTGCATGTCCGTCATTGGGGCAATTACACATCTTTCCGGTGGCCAAATAGATTGGTCAGTTGGGATTAGTTTGATGTGTGGTGCAATCATTGGGGCCGCAATCGCTCCAAAACTCATGAAAAAAGTTGCCGTAGGTCGTGGGGCGGTCATCTTAAAAATTATAATGGGAGTCCTCCTAATATTTATGGGACTCAAAACCTTTTTAAATTAA
- a CDS encoding PadR family transcriptional regulator — translation MYELLILGILRTRDMSAYKLGRVLGGNLVPRREISNGVFYPLLNRLADQGYIEINEAQADPRKKKMTRITQKGMTRFQELMAVPVSMDAKRESMYRFKFRGMDGVDEAEQYKILEDYENANQTDLNIYQSVQDHLKQKLQAPDDDRVEALQWGVRALGLSIAICETKQKWIEECRTQIGQEKE, via the coding sequence ATGTATGAATTATTAATTTTAGGAATCTTGAGAACACGTGATATGTCAGCCTATAAACTAGGCCGGGTCCTTGGAGGTAATTTAGTGCCCCGTCGGGAAATTTCTAACGGTGTATTCTATCCGCTGCTTAATCGGTTAGCTGATCAGGGCTATATCGAAATTAATGAAGCGCAAGCTGATCCCCGTAAGAAAAAGATGACACGCATTACGCAAAAAGGGATGACCCGTTTTCAAGAATTAATGGCAGTACCAGTTTCGATGGATGCTAAACGTGAATCAATGTATCGTTTCAAATTTCGTGGAATGGATGGCGTTGACGAAGCTGAACAGTACAAAATTCTCGAGGATTATGAGAACGCGAATCAAACCGATTTAAATATTTACCAAAGTGTCCAAGACCATTTGAAACAAAAATTGCAGGCACCAGATGATGATCGTGTTGAGGCCCTTCAGTGGGGTGTGCGCGCACTGGGGCTCAGTATTGCAATTTGTGAAACGAAACAAAAATGGATTGAAGAATGTCGTACACAAATTGGACAAGAGAAGGAATAG
- a CDS encoding MarR family winged helix-turn-helix transcriptional regulator, whose translation MPKFQQQLTQLSKELNKSEQFYRQWAKQQGINYNQLITLYELYTQEQCTQKDICEIWIVSKQTINTICNAFITDGIVQTSEQANEDGRQRLLKLTKKGNQLAKPIVEKLLKLEADVTKQLNHSTLKLLIENMHKLNQAFDAHL comes from the coding sequence ATGCCAAAATTTCAGCAACAACTCACTCAATTAAGTAAAGAACTAAACAAATCCGAACAATTTTATCGTCAATGGGCCAAACAACAGGGGATCAACTATAACCAATTAATCACTTTATATGAACTGTATACGCAGGAACAGTGTACGCAAAAAGATATTTGTGAAATTTGGATTGTTTCAAAACAAACAATTAACACCATCTGTAATGCTTTTATCACCGATGGCATCGTCCAAACAAGTGAACAAGCCAATGAAGACGGCCGCCAACGTTTATTGAAGTTAACCAAAAAAGGCAACCAGCTTGCCAAACCCATTGTAGAAAAATTATTAAAATTAGAAGCTGATGTGACCAAGCAGCTCAACCACAGCACATTGAAGCTTTTAATTGAAAACATGCATAAACTCAATCAGGCATTTGATGCCCACTTATAA
- a CDS encoding pentapeptide repeat-containing protein, with product MIKDKQLEVAEIVSGESYENCTFLQTPEKVKVSEVNFVGCTFEQTDLSEGEWLDCTFERMNFANYHFEKSIFYRDHFNTCNLLGTDFSNNGWKDSSFTDCRVDYANFSESKLTKCAAKNSSFKETYFRYVEFKSGFITKGCDFDSTSFIGSKLKKVDLSKSEFEVLEVVPEDLEGLIINQFQASALIGVLGVVVK from the coding sequence ATGATAAAAGATAAGCAACTTGAAGTGGCCGAGATTGTTTCCGGTGAAAGCTATGAAAATTGTACGTTCTTGCAGACACCTGAAAAAGTTAAGGTCTCAGAGGTCAACTTTGTTGGATGTACGTTTGAACAAACGGATCTTAGTGAGGGTGAGTGGTTAGATTGTACATTTGAACGGATGAATTTTGCTAACTATCATTTTGAAAAGAGTATTTTTTATCGAGATCACTTTAATACTTGTAACTTATTAGGAACTGATTTTTCTAATAACGGCTGGAAGGATAGTAGCTTTACTGACTGTCGGGTAGATTATGCAAATTTCAGTGAATCTAAACTTACGAAGTGTGCAGCTAAAAATTCTAGTTTTAAGGAAACCTATTTTCGATATGTTGAATTCAAATCTGGTTTTATAACTAAGGGCTGTGACTTTGATTCTACTAGCTTTATTGGTTCTAAGTTAAAAAAAGTAGATCTTTCCAAAAGTGAGTTTGAGGTTTTAGAAGTTGTTCCGGAGGATTTAGAAGGATTGATTATAAATCAATTTCAGGCCAGTGCGTTAATCGGTGTGCTTGGTGTGGTTGTAAAATAA
- a CDS encoding DMT family transporter — MIWLELIVAGIFETVWATTMKYSEGFTKLGFSIATLVAMTASFLLLARATKTLPLSIAYPIWTGIGAVGSILIGVILFKDSLSPLTWVFVGFLLIGIVGIKLTTGH, encoded by the coding sequence ATGATTTGGTTAGAATTAATTGTTGCCGGAATTTTTGAAACTGTTTGGGCAACTACTATGAAATATAGTGAAGGATTCACAAAATTAGGTTTCTCAATTGCCACCCTTGTAGCTATGACTGCCAGTTTTTTACTTTTAGCACGTGCCACAAAAACCTTACCACTAAGTATCGCCTACCCCATCTGGACCGGAATCGGAGCGGTTGGGAGTATTTTAATTGGCGTTATTTTATTTAAGGACAGTTTATCCCCTTTAACCTGGGTATTCGTGGGATTTTTATTGATCGGGATTGTGGGTATCAAATTGACTACCGGGCATTAA
- a CDS encoding flavodoxin, translating to MSVVVYFSHDGETLLDGKHQQVSFGNTEVVAKTIARLVDGELVKLMPKPVYPVDYQATLARAKQEMKASQFPEIMPVTHDLKADEVIYLGYPIWWGTLPAVIKTFIRQTDLKGKTVYPFCTHEGSGFGRSIQELQQLLPDSDIQKGLAVRGSRVTCAQCAVNNWLGQKV from the coding sequence ATGTCAGTCGTTGTTTATTTTTCACATGATGGAGAAACGTTGCTGGATGGTAAGCATCAACAAGTTTCGTTTGGTAATACCGAGGTTGTTGCAAAAACGATTGCCCGTTTGGTAGATGGTGAACTTGTGAAGTTAATGCCAAAACCAGTGTATCCGGTCGACTATCAGGCAACGTTAGCACGTGCCAAACAAGAAATGAAAGCTAGTCAATTCCCTGAAATAATGCCAGTAACGCATGATCTCAAAGCGGATGAAGTGATTTATTTAGGCTATCCTATTTGGTGGGGAACCCTGCCAGCAGTAATTAAGACGTTTATCCGGCAAACGGATTTGAAGGGCAAAACAGTTTATCCGTTTTGTACCCATGAAGGAAGTGGCTTTGGACGTAGTATTCAAGAGTTGCAACAATTGCTACCAGATTCCGATATTCAAAAAGGATTGGCTGTTCGCGGTTCGCGAGTTACGTGTGCGCAGTGTGCCGTTAATAATTGGTTAGGTCAAAAGGTTTAA
- a CDS encoding SDR family oxidoreductase, whose product MSVKDKVIVITGASSGIGEATAKLVAKNGAKVVLGARREARLQAIVKDIEADGGQAAYSVTDVRNPDEVQALVDLAKSKFDGLDVIFNNAGIMPNSPISELRTKDWNDMVDINLKGVLNGIAAVMPTFTSQKSGQIITTSSVAGIKSFAGSGVYGATKFAVRNLMEVLRMESAQEGTNIRTVSLYPAAINTELLGSITDKKVADNMGEFYKQVGITPDAVARVVNFAIDQPESVNVNEFTIYPTKQA is encoded by the coding sequence ATGTCAGTCAAAGATAAAGTTATTGTAATTACAGGTGCTTCAAGTGGGATTGGTGAAGCAACCGCCAAGTTAGTTGCTAAAAATGGTGCCAAAGTTGTATTGGGTGCCCGCCGAGAAGCTCGTTTACAAGCAATTGTAAAAGATATTGAAGCCGATGGTGGTCAAGCAGCTTATAGTGTCACAGATGTCCGTAATCCAGATGAAGTTCAGGCTTTAGTAGACTTAGCTAAATCGAAGTTTGATGGATTGGATGTAATCTTTAATAACGCCGGTATTATGCCTAACTCACCAATTAGTGAATTACGAACTAAAGATTGGAATGACATGGTTGATATCAATTTAAAGGGTGTATTAAATGGGATTGCAGCTGTGATGCCAACTTTCACGAGTCAAAAGAGTGGTCAAATTATTACAACCTCTTCAGTAGCTGGGATCAAGAGCTTCGCCGGATCAGGTGTTTACGGGGCAACAAAGTTTGCCGTTCGTAATTTGATGGAAGTTCTGCGAATGGAAAGTGCTCAGGAAGGCACCAACATTCGAACAGTTTCGCTCTATCCAGCCGCGATTAATACAGAATTATTGGGTTCTATTACTGATAAAAAGGTCGCTGATAATATGGGTGAATTTTACAAACAAGTTGGCATCACACCTGATGCAGTGGCGCGGGTTGTGAACTTTGCGATTGATCAACCAGAATCAGTGAACGTCAATGAGTTTACCATTTATCCAACCAAACAAGCTTAG